Proteins encoded by one window of Streptomyces sp. ALI-76-A:
- a CDS encoding L-rhamnose mutarotase, which produces MQRVCFLLKVRADRLDEYRERHAAVWPEMLDALTATGWRNYSLFLRDDGLLVGYLETEDFAAAQAGMEATEVNARWQAEMAPFFESLDGARPDEAMKPLTEVFHLA; this is translated from the coding sequence ATGCAGCGCGTGTGCTTCCTGCTGAAGGTCCGGGCGGACCGCCTCGACGAGTACCGCGAGCGGCACGCCGCCGTGTGGCCGGAGATGCTGGACGCTCTGACGGCCACCGGCTGGCGCAACTACTCGCTCTTCCTGCGTGACGACGGCCTGCTCGTCGGCTACCTGGAGACCGAGGACTTCGCCGCGGCACAGGCCGGCATGGAGGCCACCGAGGTCAACGCCCGCTGGCAGGCGGAGATGGCGCCGTTCTTCGAATCGCTGGACGGCGCCCGGCCCGACGAGGCCATGAAGCCCCTCACCGAGGTGTTCCACCTCGCCTGA